In a single window of the Lagenorhynchus albirostris chromosome 19, mLagAlb1.1, whole genome shotgun sequence genome:
- the LOC132509246 gene encoding uncharacterized protein LOC132509246, translating into MPSPGAGRGLFEQQGPPACKLSLYLVPQTVISSARQPWSRAVSPACVGATGGGGQGHAVRLNLTPRRLEGSLQGQLRGRRGRAPETTRWDGRARGEVTQLRLPWPEHPSFHSIEPPGAGSQIPGSGVWTGPGGDAQSPPRDVLRLSLWPPRMGDSSWLPGSPGLWGHCKARSSLAPRGMPVRHQLTQFVPLGTPAPTPRGAVPGEGQMDPPLPEAPAPPLACLDTGQNLNTQGLARVQEMRIFHFSPNWKTAELSNCSRASVPHSSSEPPACWGWVGLAKATVPPASGGLGVCVLTPGGASLPPTSAHICSSGLPLQRDPAFQPLLPSWTKPGRLAPGWASLLPGTAHAQRLWDAGTELGDVELRRAVD; encoded by the exons ATGCCCTCGCCGGGTGCTGGGAGAGGGCTGTTTGAACAGCAGGGCCCGCCTGCCTGCAAGCTGTCGCTGTATTTGGTTCCACAAACAGTTATCTCATCTGCTCGCCAGCCCTGGAGTCGGGCCGTGAGTCCTGCCTGCGTGGGGGCCACGGGGGGAGGCGGCCAGGGTCATGCCGTCCGCCTCAACCTTACCCCGCGGCGTCTCGAGGGCTCACTCCAGGGGCAGCTGAGAGGCAGGAGAGGGCGCGCCCCAGAAACAACTCGCTGGGACGGGCGAGCTCGTGGAGAAGTCACCCAACTCCGCCTGCCGTGGCCAGAACACCCCTCGTTCCATAGCATAGAACCACCAGGTGCCGGCTCTCAGATTCCTGGGTCGGGAGTTTGGACGGGGCCCGGCGGGGACGCCCAGTCTCCACCTCGTGATGTCCTCAGACTCTCCCTCTGGCCACCCAGGATGGGGGACTCCTCGTGG CTGCCAGGGAGCCCGGGCCTCTGGGGCCACTGCAAAGCCAGGAGCAGCCTGGCACCTCGTGGTATGCCTGTCCGCCATCAGCTGACACAGTTTGTCCCCCTGGGCACCCCGGCTCCCACCCCACGTGGGGCGGTCCCTGGAGAAGGACAGATGGACCCTCCCCTCCCAGAGGCGCCGGCCCCTCCCCTCGCCTGTCTGGACACAGGGCAGAATCTGAATACCCAGGGCCTGGCCAGGGTGCAAGAGATGaggatttttcatttctctccaaACTGGAAGACAGCGGAGCTCTCGAACTGCAGCAGAGCTTCAGTCCCTCACTCCTCCTCTGAGCCCCCTGcatgctgggggtgggtgggcctGGCCAAAGCCACCGTGCCCCCAGCTTCGGGGGGGCTGGGGGTTTGCGTTCTGACTCCAGGCGGcgcttccctgccccccacctccgcTCACATCTGCTCATCAGGGCTCCCCCTCCAGCGTGACCCCGCTTTCCAGCCGTTGCTTCCTTCCTGGACGAAGCCCGGGAGGCTGGCCCCAGGGTGGGCGTCACTGCTGCCCGGCACAGCGCACGCCCAGCGGCTCTGGGACGCCGGCACAGAGCTGGGTGACGTGGAGCTGAGACGAGCCGTCGATTAG